A window of the Yersinia rochesterensis genome harbors these coding sequences:
- a CDS encoding glycosyltransferase family A protein: protein MISVTVFTPTFNRAHVLKRCYLSILEQDRDDIEWLIIDDGSTDNTAEVVDSFKIENKLNIKYIYQNNSGKQAAWNEAVENASGEYFIGLDSDDAFIAGSINKLLSMNSVFDDKEIIGIRATSVSSETLKPNNYYLSNEDKKSSWFDEFRSGIRGERIDFFKTELLKKYLYPVASGINFIPEIWFYSTVAKEYYFYYSSIPVRIFFNSESINRLSKSSIKKHAVGHYISRKALLENVPLKLWLYRPLDFIKSILRINQALAMMDDKYIDHNKTSILVRIVILPGLIIHKIKKQ, encoded by the coding sequence GAACAAGATAGAGATGATATTGAATGGTTAATAATTGATGATGGTTCTACGGATAATACAGCAGAGGTCGTAGACTCATTTAAAATAGAAAATAAATTAAATATAAAATATATATATCAAAATAATAGTGGGAAACAAGCAGCATGGAATGAAGCTGTTGAGAATGCGAGTGGAGAGTATTTTATCGGCTTAGATTCTGATGATGCATTCATTGCCGGTTCTATCAATAAGTTACTTTCAATGAATTCTGTTTTTGACGATAAAGAAATTATCGGAATTAGAGCAACTTCAGTGAGTTCAGAAACGTTAAAACCTAATAACTATTATTTATCTAACGAAGATAAAAAGAGCTCATGGTTTGATGAGTTTCGTTCAGGAATTCGTGGTGAAAGAATTGATTTTTTCAAAACTGAATTACTAAAAAAATATCTTTATCCAGTGGCATCAGGTATAAACTTCATTCCTGAAATTTGGTTTTATAGTACTGTAGCCAAAGAGTATTATTTTTACTATAGCTCAATACCTGTTCGTATTTTTTTTAATTCCGAATCAATTAATCGGTTAAGTAAGTCATCTATAAAAAAACATGCTGTAGGCCATTATATCTCTCGTAAAGCGCTATTAGAAAATGTGCCGCTAAAGTTATGGTTATATCGCCCATTAGATTTTATAAAATCCATCCTGCGGATTAACCAAGCTTTAGCTATGATGGATGATAAATATATTGATCATAATAAAACCTCTATTTTAGTGAGAATTGTTATTTTACCGGGTTTAATTATTCATAAAATTAAAAAACAATAA
- a CDS encoding polysaccharide biosynthesis protein yields the protein MLWLDTILIVLAYWGAFWVRLDVDSPFTSIEQWVALAVIIPPTLLVYIRLGLYRTVLRYVSAKIVTTVMIGVVLSSGLLVLGSYFLGIYLPRTVAVMFFVFSLVFICGSRLFFRMLLNYGVRGKTPVVIYGAGASGRQLLPALMQASEYFPIAFIDDNPKLNKAVIHGVTVYPSEKLEYLIERYGIKKVLLAMPSVSQSQRRAVVAKLENLSCEVLSIPGMSDLVEGRAQISSLKKVSIEELLGRDPVEPDKKLLAKNITGKVVMVTGAGGSIGSELCRQIIVEKPKLLILFDISEFSLYSIENEIAAICKNNKIDTEFVALLGSVQSETRLVQIMSSFQVNTVYHAAAYKHVPLVENNVIEGVKNNIFGTLYCAKAAIKSGVEKFVLISTDKAVRPTNTMGATKRMAELVLQALSKEQNNTKFCMVRFGNVLGSSGSVVPLFKKQIAEGGPVTLTHKDIIRYFMTIPEAAQLVIQASAMGQGGDVFVLDMGDPVKIIDLAKRMINLSGLSIKSEENPDGDIAIEILGLRPGEKLYEELLIGESVQNTHHPRIMTATEVMLEWDNLNTLLNKIETACNDFDYECIRSLLVEAPAGFQPTDGICDIVWQKNHNENAKNTIAH from the coding sequence ATGCTATGGTTAGACACAATTCTAATTGTTTTAGCATACTGGGGCGCGTTCTGGGTACGGCTGGATGTAGATAGTCCTTTTACCAGTATTGAACAATGGGTTGCTTTGGCTGTCATTATACCTCCGACCCTTTTAGTTTATATTCGTCTGGGTTTGTATCGGACAGTATTACGCTATGTTAGTGCTAAGATTGTCACTACTGTAATGATTGGTGTTGTATTATCCTCTGGATTGCTGGTGCTGGGTTCCTACTTCCTGGGAATATATTTACCAAGAACAGTCGCTGTTATGTTCTTTGTTTTTTCATTAGTGTTTATTTGTGGTTCTCGATTGTTCTTTAGAATGCTATTAAACTATGGTGTTAGAGGGAAAACCCCGGTGGTTATATATGGTGCGGGCGCTTCTGGTCGACAATTATTACCTGCACTTATGCAAGCTAGCGAATATTTTCCAATTGCATTTATTGATGATAATCCAAAGTTAAATAAAGCTGTTATACATGGCGTTACAGTTTACCCTTCAGAGAAACTTGAATATTTAATCGAACGCTATGGCATTAAAAAAGTGTTACTGGCGATGCCAAGTGTTAGCCAAAGTCAGCGTAGAGCTGTTGTCGCTAAACTTGAGAATCTTTCTTGTGAAGTTTTATCTATTCCAGGTATGTCCGACTTAGTTGAAGGTAGGGCACAAATTAGTAGCTTAAAGAAAGTCTCAATCGAGGAATTACTTGGAAGAGATCCTGTAGAGCCAGATAAGAAATTATTAGCTAAAAATATTACAGGGAAAGTTGTGATGGTGACAGGGGCGGGCGGTTCAATCGGCTCTGAGCTATGTCGCCAAATTATTGTGGAAAAACCAAAGTTATTAATTCTTTTCGATATATCTGAGTTTTCACTTTATTCCATTGAGAATGAAATAGCTGCAATATGTAAAAATAATAAAATTGATACAGAGTTTGTTGCATTACTTGGCTCGGTACAAAGTGAAACCAGGCTAGTTCAGATAATGTCTAGTTTTCAGGTTAATACTGTTTATCATGCTGCAGCCTATAAGCATGTACCCCTTGTTGAAAATAACGTGATTGAGGGGGTGAAGAACAATATATTTGGTACGCTTTATTGTGCAAAAGCGGCAATAAAATCAGGTGTGGAGAAATTTGTTTTAATTTCTACAGATAAAGCCGTAAGGCCAACCAATACCATGGGAGCAACCAAGAGAATGGCTGAGCTTGTGTTGCAAGCATTATCGAAAGAACAAAATAATACAAAGTTTTGCATGGTTCGTTTTGGTAATGTTTTGGGGTCTTCCGGTTCTGTTGTCCCTCTCTTTAAGAAACAAATCGCAGAGGGAGGCCCAGTAACTCTCACGCATAAAGATATTATTCGTTACTTTATGACTATTCCTGAAGCTGCTCAACTTGTTATTCAAGCCAGTGCTATGGGGCAGGGTGGCGATGTCTTCGTATTAGATATGGGCGATCCTGTTAAGATCATTGATTTGGCCAAAAGGATGATTAATCTTTCAGGTCTTTCAATTAAGAGCGAAGAAAACCCCGATGGTGATATCGCGATAGAGATTTTGGGTTTGCGGCCAGGTGAAAAGTTATATGAAGAGTTATTAATTGGTGAATCTGTACAGAATACCCATCATCCTAGAATTATGACCGCAACTGAAGTCATGCTTGAATGGGATAATTTGAATACTTTACTAAACAAAATTGAAACTGCTTGTAATGACTTTGATTATGAATGTATTCGTTCTTTATTAGTAGAAGCGCCCGCCGGATTTCAACCAACAGACGGTATCTGTGATATCGTTTGGCAAAAAAATCACAATGAAAATGCAAAAAATACTATTGCTCATTGA
- a CDS encoding glycosyltransferase: MNLLYIITGLGMGGAEKQTVLIANKMHEAGHNVMIISLTGDTLVKPTDGVQLNELKLEKTPFSLFKGLFKVRKIIKKFKPDIVHSHMFHANLFARLLRTFTKIPVLICTAHNTNEGSSLRMLAYKYTDKLASLSTNVSQDAVDSFIQKGASTAARMIVVSNGIDTSQFDFSMDDRKKKRSELGIFDDTPMLLSVGRLTEAKDYPNLLTAYSLLIKNNKFQSFPRLFIVGTGHLEGQLKSMSKEFGIENYVTFLGQRNDIRQLMCAADIFILSSEWEGFPLVITEAMACKKLIVATDAGGITEALGDCGSVVPVKDPARLSQEINKMINLSDEQKEILGNKVRERIKQTNSIEKIIERWMSIYTQYY; this comes from the coding sequence GTGAATTTATTGTATATTATTACCGGGCTTGGGATGGGGGGGGCCGAAAAACAAACTGTCTTGATCGCCAATAAGATGCATGAGGCTGGTCATAATGTTATGATTATTTCCCTAACTGGCGATACATTGGTTAAACCGACTGATGGTGTTCAGTTGAATGAACTAAAATTAGAAAAAACACCATTTAGTTTATTTAAAGGATTATTTAAAGTTAGAAAAATAATAAAAAAATTCAAACCAGACATTGTTCATAGTCATATGTTTCATGCCAATTTATTTGCCAGACTTCTGCGAACCTTCACGAAGATACCTGTTTTAATATGTACAGCACATAATACTAATGAAGGCAGTTCTCTACGGATGTTAGCGTATAAATATACAGATAAACTTGCTTCTCTTTCAACCAATGTGAGCCAAGATGCAGTTGATTCCTTTATTCAAAAAGGAGCTTCAACTGCGGCCAGAATGATTGTTGTTTCAAATGGTATTGATACCTCTCAGTTCGATTTTTCAATGGACGATAGAAAAAAAAAGAGATCAGAGTTAGGTATTTTTGATGATACGCCTATGCTTCTCAGTGTAGGAAGATTAACAGAAGCAAAAGATTATCCTAATTTGCTGACTGCCTATTCTTTACTTATTAAAAACAATAAATTTCAAAGTTTTCCTCGACTATTTATTGTCGGAACAGGTCATCTTGAAGGTCAGCTCAAAAGTATGTCTAAAGAGTTTGGAATTGAAAACTATGTGACATTCCTTGGACAACGAAATGATATACGACAATTAATGTGCGCGGCTGATATTTTTATCCTGTCATCCGAATGGGAAGGTTTTCCACTAGTCATTACTGAAGCCATGGCATGTAAGAAATTGATTGTAGCTACAGATGCTGGCGGTATAACTGAAGCGCTAGGCGATTGTGGCTCTGTTGTCCCAGTAAAAGATCCTGCTCGTTTATCCCAAGAAATAAATAAAATGATAAATTTATCGGATGAACAAAAAGAAATACTAGGTAATAAGGTGAGAGAGAGAATTAAACAGACGAATTCTATCGAGAAAATAATCGAGCGCTGGATGTCTATTTATACTCAATATTATTAA
- a CDS encoding MraY family glycosyltransferase, with protein sequence MPILILSLLVFFLISVGLTYLLRQYSIKNNIIDKPNSRSSHVVPTPRGGGVAIVFSFLCGIALFYFQGYLPPLTVIGLVVSGGIIALVGFWDDHGHIAARWRLLAHFSAAAFLLFCLGGFPVLTISGVVINLGILGSLFGLLFLVWMLNLYNFMDGIDGLASAQAITTSIGAIAIYFISGDHIELDSYLVLWLLASTVLGFLVWNFPPAKIFMGDAGSGFLGLIIGSLAISAGWIETKFFFCWLILLGLFIVDATWTLARRVLGGFKVYEAHRSHGYQILSRRFKRHLPVTLSAIAINIIWLFPIALFVGLDIVNPIIALVIAYVPLLYIDYKVNAGIDNN encoded by the coding sequence ATGCCAATTTTAATATTATCACTATTAGTATTCTTTCTGATTTCAGTAGGGTTAACGTATTTATTACGTCAATATTCTATTAAGAATAATATTATAGATAAACCTAATTCACGTAGCTCACATGTCGTCCCAACCCCACGGGGGGGCGGTGTAGCTATAGTTTTTAGTTTCCTCTGTGGGATAGCCTTATTCTACTTTCAAGGCTATCTACCGCCTTTAACTGTTATTGGGTTAGTGGTATCTGGTGGAATAATCGCATTGGTTGGTTTCTGGGATGATCATGGGCATATTGCTGCCCGTTGGCGTCTTTTAGCTCATTTTTCTGCAGCAGCATTTTTATTATTTTGCTTAGGTGGTTTTCCGGTATTAACTATTTCTGGGGTTGTTATCAATCTCGGAATCTTAGGAAGCTTATTTGGCTTGCTATTTTTAGTGTGGATGTTAAATCTCTATAATTTTATGGATGGCATAGATGGTTTAGCCAGCGCACAGGCGATTACAACCAGCATTGGCGCGATTGCGATTTATTTTATCAGTGGCGATCATATCGAATTAGACAGTTATCTGGTTCTTTGGTTACTCGCAAGTACTGTTTTAGGATTTCTAGTGTGGAATTTCCCACCAGCTAAAATATTCATGGGTGATGCAGGGAGTGGGTTTCTGGGGCTGATTATCGGCTCTTTAGCAATTAGTGCGGGCTGGATAGAAACAAAATTCTTCTTCTGTTGGCTGATTTTATTGGGTTTATTTATTGTTGATGCGACATGGACTCTGGCGCGTAGGGTTCTGGGTGGTTTTAAAGTTTATGAGGCCCATCGAAGTCATGGTTATCAAATTTTATCCAGAAGATTTAAACGTCATTTGCCTGTGACTTTATCTGCTATTGCTATAAATATTATTTGGCTATTCCCTATAGCATTATTTGTAGGGCTTGATATTGTTAATCCAATAATCGCTCTCGTTATCGCCTATGTCCCTCTTTTATATATTGACTATAAAGTTAATGCTGGAATTGATAATAATTAA
- a CDS encoding glycosyltransferase family 4 protein, protein MKKIAFFGGDISHTGGTERVSIALANYLVKHGYQVIIISLSGNAPPKFPVDESIKLVSLFDEKRRFSLAYFSVVFRLRRILIDESIDVLIDVDTMLALFSSTALLGTKIKHISWEHFNYKSNLTIKSRKLARRVAAKYADAVVTLTEKDREYWLEENKYPEKIIAIPNPLPFEPQSKLTKKHAKKVLALGRLTYQKGFDLLLDIWAKIEEANNSWVLIIAGDGEDKILLLDKIKKLSLKNVELLPSTPHVSDLYNQSSLYAMTSRFEGFPMVLLEAKASGLPIIAYDCDTGPSELIMDNEDGYLVPFADSNAFIEKLLFLMNDEDLREAMSLKSLENAEKYKIDVTIGNKWKNLIQNILIK, encoded by the coding sequence ATGAAAAAAATTGCTTTCTTTGGTGGTGATATAAGCCATACAGGTGGGACTGAAAGAGTCAGTATAGCGCTTGCTAACTATCTTGTTAAACATGGCTATCAGGTTATTATTATCAGTTTAAGTGGTAATGCACCACCTAAATTTCCTGTCGATGAGAGTATAAAATTAGTCTCACTCTTTGATGAAAAAAGACGCTTTTCGCTTGCCTACTTTTCTGTTGTTTTTAGATTACGTCGTATCCTAATAGATGAATCAATTGATGTCCTGATTGATGTTGATACGATGTTAGCACTATTTAGCTCTACTGCTTTATTAGGTACCAAGATAAAGCATATATCGTGGGAGCACTTTAATTATAAAAGTAACTTAACAATAAAATCACGAAAACTTGCCAGAAGAGTAGCTGCTAAATATGCTGATGCAGTCGTCACTCTAACAGAAAAAGATCGTGAGTATTGGCTGGAAGAAAACAAATACCCTGAAAAGATAATAGCAATACCCAATCCATTACCTTTTGAACCACAAAGTAAATTAACTAAAAAACACGCAAAAAAGGTTTTAGCTTTAGGTCGACTTACTTATCAAAAAGGTTTTGATCTTTTATTAGATATTTGGGCAAAGATTGAAGAGGCTAACAATAGCTGGGTGCTTATTATTGCTGGTGATGGTGAAGATAAAATATTATTATTGGATAAGATCAAAAAATTAAGTCTAAAAAATGTAGAATTACTTCCCTCTACCCCCCATGTGAGCGATTTATATAATCAGTCTAGCCTTTATGCAATGACATCTCGATTTGAAGGTTTTCCCATGGTGTTGCTTGAAGCAAAGGCCAGTGGATTGCCTATCATCGCATATGATTGTGATACTGGCCCTTCAGAGTTGATCATGGATAATGAAGATGGCTACCTTGTACCCTTTGCTGATAGCAATGCATTTATTGAAAAATTGCTTTTTCTAATGAATGATGAAGACTTAAGGGAAGCTATGTCATTAAAGTCACTAGAAAATGCAGAGAAATATAAAATAGATGTCACTATAGGCAATAAATGGAAGAATCTGATACAGAATATTTTAATAAAATGA